A region from the Lolium perenne isolate Kyuss_39 chromosome 4, Kyuss_2.0, whole genome shotgun sequence genome encodes:
- the LOC127297162 gene encoding cytochrome P450 78A9 produces METSVESWWVLPLTLIPAISGGQHDGSTTTLAAIATSFAYVAVFACLAWAAAALLYWAHPGGPAWGKYWRGRGKSVGARGAIPGPKGLPVVGSLGLMSGLAHRSLAAETARRPGAKRLMALSLGPVRAIVASHPDVAKEILDNPAFAARPLNHAAYGLMFHRSIGFAEHGPYWRALRRVAAGHLFGPRQVDAFAPYRARVGDDVVAALRGGASEGGVVQVRDVLRRASLYYIMRFVFGKEYDVSSPASSAGEKKGEVEELLEMVHEGYELLGKENWCDYFPGLAAVDPQGIGARCAELMPRVNRFVHGIIQEHRAKAIAGVEARDFVDILLSLQESEGLADADIAAVLWEMVFRGTDAMAVLMEWTMARIVLHRDVQAKVHRELDDLVGRHSHVTESAVPSLPYLQALIKEALRVHPPGPLLSWRHRAISDTYVDGHLVPAGTTAMVNQWAMSHDPEIWDAPLEFRPERFLAGGEAPDVSVLGADGRLVPFGSGRRSCPGKSLAMTTVTSWMATLLQEFEWMPAGASTGVDLSEVLRLSCEMAVPLEVRVRPRRQL; encoded by the exons ATGGAGACCTCAGTCGAGAGCTGGTGGGTGCTGCCCCTGACCTTGATCCCAGCCATCTCCGGTGGCCAACACGACGGCAGCACCACCACACTAGCTGCCATAGCCACTAGCTTCGCCTACGTCGCCGTCTTCGCGTGCCTCGCGTGGGCAGCCGCTGCCCTGCTCTACTGGGCTCACCCGGGCGGCCCTGCATGGGGAAAGTACTGGAGGGGAAGGGGGAAGAGCGTCGGGGCACGCGGCGCGATCCCGGGGCCGAAAGGGCTCCCCGTCGTCGGCAGCCTCGGTCTCATGTCCGGGCTAGCTCACCGCTCTCTGGCCGCCGAGACGGCGCGCCGGCCCGGGGCCAAGAGGCTCATGGCGCTGTCGCTCGGCCCTGTCCGCGCCATCGTCGCGTCCCACCCGGACGTGGCCAAGGAGATCCTCGACAACCCGGCCTTCGCCGCTCGCCCGCTCAACCACGCCGCCTACGGCCTCATGTTCCACCGCTCCATCGGCTTCGCCGAGCACGGCCCCTACTGGCGCGCGCtccgtcgcgtcgccgccggccACCTATTCGGCCCGAGGCAGGTCGACGCCTTCGCACCCTACCGCGCGCGCGTCGGGGATGACGTGGTCGCGGCCCTACGCGGTGGCGCCAGCGAGGGAGGCGTCGTGCAGGTGCGCGACGTCCTCCGCCGCGCGTCGCTCTACTACATCATGCGGTTCGTCTTCGGCAAGGAGTACGACGTGTCGTCGCCGGCGTCGTCCGCCGGGGAGAAGAAGGGGGAGGTGGAGGAGCTGCTGGAGATGGTGCACGAAGGGTACGAGCTCCTGGGCAAGGAGAACTGGTGCGACTACTTCCCGGGGCTCGCCGCCGTCGACCCGCAGGGCATCGGAGCGCGGTGCGCCGAGCTCATGCCTCGGGTGAACCGCTTCGTGCACGGCATCATCCAGGAGCACCGTGCCAAGGCGATCGCTGGGGTAGAGGCGCGTGACTTCGTCGACATATTGCTTTCCCTGCAGGAGAGCGAGGGGCTCGCCGACGCCGACATCGCCGCCGTGCTCTGG GAGATGGTTTTCAGAGGAACAGACGCCATGGCCGTGCTGATGGAGTGGACCATGGCGCGCATCGTCCTCCACCGCGACGTCCAGGCCAAAGTGCACCGCGAGCTCGATGACCTCGTTGGCCGTCACAGCCACGTCACCGAGTCCGCCGTGCCATCCCTACCCTACCTGCAAGCTCTGATCAAGGAGGCTCTCCGCGTGCACCCGCCGGGCCCGCTGCTGTCGTGGCGCCACAGGGCCATCTCGGACACGTATGTCGACGGCCACCTCGTCCCCGCCGGCACCACCGCCATGGTGAACCAGTGGGCCATGAGCCACGACCCCGAAATCTGGGACGCGCCGCTCGAGTTCCGTCCCGAGCGGTTCCTCGCCGGCGGCGAGGCCCCGGACGTGTCCGTGCTCGGCGCCGACGGGCGGCTCGTGCCGTTCGGGTCCGGCCGGCGGAGCTGCCCGGGCAAGTCCCTGGCCATGACCACCGTTACCTCCTGGATGGCCACCCTGCTGCAAGAGTTCGAGTGGATGCCGGCGGGCGCCTCCACCGGCGTCGACCTGTCGGAGGTGCTCCGCCTGTCGTGCGAGATGGCCGTGCCGCTCGAGGTCAGGGTTCGCCCGAGGCGCCAGTTGTGA
- the LOC127297163 gene encoding ATP phosphoribosyltransferase, chloroplastic, with the protein MSAMLAARLDFAPFLLSPTPSPPSTTLRVRPSASAAAARARLLAPRAAAAAATAVSPRPAAVAPLSADRTAVRLGIASKGRMSDLTRDLLKSCQLTVIQSNPRQYIADIPQMPNLEVWLQRPTDIVRKLCSGDLDLGIVGYDIISEIGQGNDDLVIIHDALDFGHCRLSLAVPKEGIFQNINTLEELVNMPQWTEERPMRVVTGFGYVGAKFLKEKGFKHVSFLSGDGALESYPAMGMADVIVDLVSSGTTLRENNLKEIEGGVILESQAALVASRKSLNRREGALEISHEMLERLEAHLTASGKIMVTANMRGNSAEEVAERVLKQPSLCGLQGPTISPVYCSLDGNVAVDYYAINIVVPQKSLYKSIQQLRSIGGSGVLVSKLTYIFNEETPRWRQLLSELGM; encoded by the exons ATGTCGGCGATGCTCGCGGCGCGGCTAGACTTCGCGCCCTTCCTCCTCTCCCCGACGCCCTCGCCGCCGTCCACCACCCTCCGCGTCCGGCCCTCGGCctccgcggcggcggcgagggcccGTCTTCTCGCCCcgcgggctgcggcggcggcggcgacggcggtctCCCCTAGACCGGCGGCGGTGGCGCCGCTCTCCGCCGACCGCACGGCCGTCCGCCTCGGGATCGCCAGCAAGGGCCGCATGTCCGACCTCACCCGAGACCTCCTCAAG AGTTGCCAGTTGACCGTCATCCAGTCCAACCCGCGCCAGTACATTGCCGACATCCCGCAG ATGCCAAACTTGGAGGTTTGGCTTCAGAGGCCCACGGATATTGTTCGTAAACTGTGCTCAGGGGATCTTGATCTTGGCATTGTGGGTTATGACATAATCAGTGAAATTGGGCAG GGCAATGATGATTTAGTTATTATTCATGATGCTCTCGACTTCGGACACTGTCGCTTGTCCCTTGCG GTACCCAAGGAAGGTATTTTTCAAAACATAAATACTCTAGAGGAGTTGGTAAATATGCCTCAGTGGACAGAAGAAAGACCAATGCGGGTCGTTACAGGATTTGGATAT GTAGGTGCTAAGTTTTTGAAAGAAAAAGGTTTCAAGCATGTCTCGTTTCTATCTGGCGATGGTGCTCTTGAGTCATATCCTGCT ATGGGCATGGCTGATGTTATTGTGGATCTTGTGAGTAGCGGAACAACTTTGCGCGAGAATAATTTGAAGGAAATTGAGGGTGGAGTAATTTTGGAAAGCCAG GCCGCACTTGTAGCAAGTAGGAAATCTTTGAACAGACGTGAAGGTGCATTGGAGATTTCACATGAGATGCTTGAAAGACTAGAGGCTCACCTCACAGCGTCTGGCAAGATAATG GTAACAGCAAATATGAGGGGAAACAGTGCAGAAGAAGTGGCAGAGAGAGTTCTCAAACAACCGTCATTATGTGGATTACAG GGCCCAACTATAAGTCCAGTGTATTGCAGTCTTGATGGCAATGTTGCTGTTGACTACTATGCTATTAATATAGTAGTTCCACAAAAGTCACTATACAAGTCTATTCAGCAACTGAGATCC ATTGGTGGTAGCGGAGTCCTGGTGTCAAAACTGACCTACATATTTAATGAGGAAACTCCTAGGTGGCGCCAACTTCTTTCGGAGCTGGGAATGTGA
- the LOC127348066 gene encoding protein FAR1-RELATED SEQUENCE 5-like, which yields MPRARGFEYWFGGIDLNATPEASTSTDQHAGQPPEVGGHHVDPQGDEAGPSNNDQQADSRAQTGVTLSSEESDGEAEVESTPEGYVPKVPFVGMMFDTPELALQHYNRYAHHIGFSVKIESSRRCAKDGELDKFVYVCNKSGKPREEEAVPVKQRNRKLTVLTDCKAKLRVKRDGARWKVTQFVEVHTHEVIDKFALKKYLRSHNKIPAEEKKFIDLLHEVNLTSGRIMEIMGELYGSKQNVPYNSKTVSNYTAKLGNYDRIKDIPELLEYFEEIKKDDPRFFYRFKLDAENKVENLLRYGQSIQLGCGFVRNESSVNFVWLFERFLEAMDGLHPLNIITDQDAAIRTAILIVFISIIHSMTPEEFEQRWANMVETHGVADNTHFLDLYDLREYFVPAYFRHRFFPFLQTTSRSEGFNAVLKQYVHPHDSLVRFFKQYMKLQERIDVTEDAHEFDGDEKTVRLWGDFPMEKQILQTYTMPIYHRFQLELRKITSYNVRDIGVTEQGSIHEIFPIQGSVRGYGRRSYRVDADVANGIYNCECCKINRDGILCCHALKVMTHLGKKMLLLWRIGKLGTHQCQRQKGAQVQKERKVVYSYRNQNKVSVVCASNQVTMLVRARCD from the exons ATGCCAAGGGCTCGCGGATTTGAATACTGGTTTGGTGGCATTGATCTCAATGCAACTCCTGAAGCTAGTACATCAACTGATCAACATGCTGGGCAGCCGCCTGAAGTCGGAGGCCATCATGTCGATCCCCAAGGAGATGAAGCAGGTCCTTCAAACAATGACCAGCAAGCTGATTCGCGTGCACAGACTGGTGTTACACTTTCCAGTGAGGAAAGCGATGGTGAAGCTGAGGTTGAGTCAACGCCTGAAGGATATGTTCCAAAGGTTCCATTTGTTGGCATGATGTTTGACACACCTGAACTAGCTTTGCAGCACTACAACAGATATGCTCACCACATTGGTTTTTCAGTGAAGATAGAATCATCTAGGAGATGTGCTAAAGATGGTGAGCTAGATAAATTTGTGTATGTCTGCAACAAATCTGGGAAGCCTAGAGAAGAAGAAGCAGTCCCAGTTAAGCAGAGGAACCGTAAGCTAACTGTGCTGACCGACTGCAAAGCAAAGCTTCGAGTAAAACGTGATGGTGCTAGATGGAAAGTTACTCAGTTTGTCGAGGTGCATACACATGAGGTGATTGACAAGTTTGCGCTTAAGAAGTACTTGAGATCACACAACAAGATCCCTGCAGAagagaaaaagttcattgacttgTTGCATGAAGTCAACCTTACTTCAGGAAGAATCATGGAAATCATGGGGGAGCTATATGGGAGCAAGCAGAATGTCCCATACAACAGCAAAACAGTTAGTAACTACACTGCAAAATTAGGGAACTATGACAGGATTAAAGATATCCCAGAGCTGCTAGAGTACTTTGAAGAAATCAAGAAAGATGATCCCAGATTTTTCTACAGGTTCAAGCTAGATGCAGAAAATAAAGTGGAGAACCTGTTACG ATATGGTCAATCCATCCAGCTTGGTTGTGGTTTTGTGAGGAATGAATCTTCTGTGAACTTTGTGTGGTTGTTTGAGCGGTTTTTAGAGGCAATGGATGGACTACATCCATTGAACATCATTACAGATCAAGATGCAGCTATCAGAACTGCTATCCTCATTGTGTTCATTAGCATCATACACAG CATGACACCGGAAGAGTTTGAACAGCGGTGGGCAAATATGGTGGAAACGCATGGGGTTGCAGATAACACACATTTTCTTGACCTCTATGATTTGCGTGAGTATTTTGTGCCAGCATATTTCCGCCACCGGTTTTTCCCATTCCTTCAAACTACATCTAGAAGTGAAGGGTTTAATGCTGTTCTTAAGCAGTATGTTCATCCACATGATAGCCTTGTTCGTTTCTTCAAGCAGTACATGAAACTACAGGAGAGAATTGATGTAACAGAAGATGCTCATGAGTTTGATGGTGATGAGAAGACAGTTAGGCTTTGGGGGGACTTTCCCATGGAGAAGCAGATCCTTCAGACATACACCATGCCCATCTACCACCGCTTTCAGCTTGAGCTTCGGAAGATTACATCCTATAATGTTCGTGACATTGGTGTTACTGAACAAGGGAGCATTCATGAGATTTTCCCAATACAAGGATCCGTGCGCGGGTACGGTAGGAGGAGTTATCGTGTCGATGCTGATGTAGCTAATGGAATCTACAATTGTGAATGTTGCAAAATTAACAGGGATGGTATCCTGTGCTGCCATGCATTGAAAGTTATGACACATCTAGGGAAGAAGATGCTGCTACTGTGGAGAATCGGAAAGCTAGGAACCCACCAATGTCAGCGACAAAAGGGCGCCCAGGTTCAAAAAGAAAGAAAGGTGGTCTACAGTTACAGAAACCAAAACAAGGTCTCTGTGGTGTGTGCAAGCAACCAGGTCACGATGCTCGTACGTGCGAGGTGCGACTAG